In Rhizorhabdus phycosphaerae, the genomic stretch AGCGGGCGCGCGCCGAGCCGGCTTCGAACGGGTCGATCTCGATGCGCTTGCCGAGGAAGTGGTCGGGACCCTCTCGCCCGCGGCGGAGGATGCCGGCCACCATCTGGAGGAAGGCGCGCGCCTGGCCGCATCGATACTGGGCGACCGCAGGCTGCTGGCGCAGGCCGCGATCAATCTGGTGGAGAATGCGATCCGCCACGCCCCGCCCGGATCGCATATCCGCCTTTCGGTCCGCAGCGATGGTGCGGATACCGTGGCGCTGGTCGTCGAGGATGATGGACCCGGCATCGCAGCCGAGGATCATGGCCAAGTCCTCCGCCGTTTCGGCCGGCTCGACCGCAGCCGCGCCAGCGCCGGCCATGGCCTGGGCCTTCCCCTCGTCGAGGCGATCACGCGCCTGCATGGCGGCACGATGCAACTGGAGGATGCAGCGCCCGGCCTGCGTGTCGTGCTGCGTTTCCCCCTGGCCGATCTCCACGGCCGACCAAGGGCTCTGGCGGGCTCGGGGAGCGCTGCCCGCTTCGCCCGATGAGGCCAGGGGAACGCAGGCTGCGGCTTCGCCGTTCTCGTCACATGCACAAGTCCGAAGCCTGCCTCCTCGTTCTCCCGTTGCTGGCGCTGGTCGCGTGCGGGCAGGCGCCTGACAAGGAGGCGGGCCTCCCGGGCAACGCGGCGGCGCATGTGACTGCCAATGTCGATACTGGTCCGGCAAAGGCGGCGCGGTCGCCCGCAGGCCCGCCCGTCTCCGCGCCTGCGCCTGCGGCCCAGCGCGGGGAGGCGGGTGCACGGGATCTGCTGCTCGGCTTCGCGCGTGCGATCGAGCTCGGTCGATATGACGAGGCCCGCGCGATGCTTGGCGAGGCGGACCGGCAGCGGTGGAGTCGCGAGGCCTTTGCGCGAATGTTCGCTGACCTGCCCCGGCGCAGCGTCGCCGTTTCCGACGGCATGATCGACGGCGCGGCCGGCTCGCTCTATTATACCGCGCCCGTGATCGTTACCGGCGATGATCGGGACGGGCGCCCGGTGCGGATCGAGGGCGAGGCGGTGCTGCGCCGCGTGAACGATGTCGATGGCGCCAGCCCGGCGCAACTGCGCTGGCATTTCGACAGGCTTACACTCGACTGGACGCACTGATCGCCCGAAGGCGAGATGCGAACGGCCCCTTCCGTCGCCGGAAGAGGCCGTCATCGCTTGTCCAACCGGTCGGTGCCGGTTGTGCTCAGAAGCTTATGCTGCCCTGCACGCCATAGGTGCGTGGCTCGTTGAAATTGCCATAGTCGCCCAGCGTGGCCCGGTTGGACGGGTCACGGCGATAGATATATTGTTCGTTGAACAGGTTACGGCTCCACAGCGAGACGGTGAGCTTCGCATCGCCGCGCTTGAGATCGATGTCGGCAAGCGAGATGCGGCCATTGGCGATGAAGGAGGAGTCGGCCTTCAGCGCGAACTGGTCGAAGGTCTGCGTCGCCTGCGCATAATTGGCGTCGAAGTGGACGCGCAGCGTGCCGACCGGCACCGGCAGCTCATAGTCGATCGAGCCGGCGGCCGCGTTGCGCGGCGTGAACACGATGAAGACCGGCTGGATCACGTTCGAGAAGGGGTTCAGCGTCGGCGGGATCTTGGTGTAGGTATAGGCATAGCTGCCGCTCACGGTCAGGCCCTCGAACAGCTTGGCCGTCGCCTCGACCTCAATGCCGCGGATGCGGGTCGTACCCGGCGCGTTGATCGTCTCGAGCGTGTTGCGGGTCGATCCGTTCGCCTGCGGGGTGACCAGGCTGAAGTCGATCTGGCTGCCGGTACGATCCATGATGTAGCCCGCGACGTTCAGCCGCAGATGGCGGTCGAACAGCTCGGTCTTGGCGCCGATCTCGTAGGACTTCACCTTCTCCGGGCCGAAGGAGCGATAGGTGAGCGAGCGCGAGCTGGCGCCCCCGGCGCGATAGCCGGTCGCGAACTTGGCGTAGAGATTGACGTCCTGCGCTGCCTCCCACGCCACGGTCGCCATCGGGTCGAAGCGGTCGTTCTTCTCGCGGAAGGTGAAGTTGGTGGCGACATTGTTGACCTTGGTCAGCTCGCCATGCTTCGCGTCGTGGGTGTAGCGGCCGCCCAGCGTGATGTGAATGCTGTCGCCCGCCATGTCGGGCGTGTAGGTCGCCTGGCCATAGGCGGCATAGCTGGTCGACCAGGCGGTGCTGGCGCGGTCGATCGAGCGGAAGCCGCGGATGGTGGGCGTCGGATCGTTGATCGTGTAGCCGGTGCCGCTCGCGTTCCACTTGTTGCTGCTCGGCGTCGAGGCGTCGTCGCTGGCCTTCTCGTGGAAATAATAGAGGCCGCCGACATAATCGACCCGGCCGAGGCTGCCGACCGCCTGGAACTCCTGGCTGATCTGGTGCTGCCACAGGCCGGCCAGCGAATAGCGGCTGAAATTGCCGTTGGGGGTGAAGACGGGGACGCGGTGTGCGCCGCCGCTATTGTCCCACTGCTCGACCTCGACCTCGCGATAGGCGGTGATCGACCGCAGTTCGAGCGCGTCGGATGGCTTCCAGCTCAGATGGAGCGTGTGGCCGAAGCTGCGGTCGACGCTCGGCTGCTGGGGAACCCCGATGTCGGCGACCTTCATCCGCTTGTCGCTGACGACGACGATCGGGGCGAGCGGCGCGATCTGGCCCGCGCCGACCGTGGCGCCCGGGGCTACCACGGTGCGGCCGAGCGGGTTGTAGTTCAGCAGCTGGCTGTAGAAGGGCGAGTTTTTGTCGAGGCTGTAGTCATAGGCATAGTCGGCGGTGAAATCGGGGCTCGGCTGCCAACGGGCGGCGGCGCGATAGCCCTTCCGGTCATAATAGTTCCAGCCGACATTGCCCGGCAGCGGGTTCTTGACGGTCGCGCCGCGCGACTGGACCGCGCCGTCGAACTTCAGCGAGATGTTCGCGAAGGTCGGCAGGTCGAGATGGCCGTCGGCGGTGTAGCTGCCATAATTGCCGATGCCGGCCGAACCGCGAAAGCCGAACTGCCCCGATGGCGCGCGCGTGACCATGCTGACGGCGCCGCCCTCGGTGTTGCGTCCGAACAGCGTGCCCTGCGGACCCTTGAGCACCTCGACTCGCTCGACGTCCATCATCGCGGCGTTTAGGCCTTGCTGGCGCCCCAGATAGACGCCGTCGATATAGACGCCGACGCCCTGTTCGCGGGCGGGCTGGTTGGCGTCGAGCGGCACGATGCCGCGAATGCCGATCGTCAGCGCCGACTGGCGAGCTTCGAAGGTCGCCACGCGCAGGCCCGGGATCGTGCCGTCGCCCAGATCGAGCAGGCTCTGCACATGGCGCTCTTTCAGCGCTTCGGTGCTGAGCACCGAAATCGCGATCGGCGTCTTCTGCAGATCGGTTTCGCGCTTGGTCGCGGTGACGACGATCTCGTTCAGGCCGCCTGCATCTCCCGCATCGGCCTCTGCATCGGCCTCTGCATCGGGCGCGGTAGTGGGAACGGACTGCGCCGAGGCCGGCGCCGCAAGCGCCACAATCGCGCTGGCCGTCAGAAGGCTCAGGTGGAGTCGGGAGAGAGAACGCATCTGGGAAGCCCCTTTGCTGTTGTTAGCTATCGGGGCGCCGAATAGGATTAGGCGAAGGCAGTTATGTGACAGTTATAGTCAACATACTGAAAAGACTATTTCATTTCGGATTCATTTATCGAATTAATCACACCGAATTAAGAAGAAGAAACGAATAATATAATCAACAATAATTTTTTCCATGAAATTATTTTAACATTTTACATTTGCTACATTAATATTCTATGTAGTAGATCATTATATCCGTTATTTAGTGGTGTAGTGCAATAGATCTATTCTGATTGGCTTCCGAAGGCGGCAACATCCTGCCTTCACGCTGCCGGGGATCGCTGGCTTTCCCCTGTGGGCTTTCGTCACGCGCAAGGCACCCCGTTGGACTGGTCCGTTCGTCGAATCAGGAGCCCGCGGGGCGGGGCAGTTCCACCAACGAACGATCGCAGGGCTAAAGCGTCATGGCGGCTATCGGGCCGCGTTCGAAGATTCTTCATTGCCTTGCCGTAACCTGCTAGGCCAATGGGCGAAGGTCGTACCGAAGGGGAATGTTATGCGTAACGCCACTCCAGAATCAGAACTGGTTTCGTCTGATATGGAAAACTCTCTGCGGCTCGAATGGGTTGCGCCGGTTCTTTCCATATACGACTCCGGTACGTTAACGCAGGGGACGTCCGATCAATCGAGCGACGGCGGCCTCAACACCCACTCCTGATCTTTTTGGCGAAGAGCGCCGGAGATCCGATAACGCATGACTGAAAGGCCATGAGCTTTCTCGTCGGCGCGGGTCTGTTCGCATCGGAGCTTCACCGCAGATCTCCACATGGCATGGAGATTTCAGAGAAATACGACGATGACGAAGGGGCCTTAGTCAGCCTGAAAAGGGCCCGAACGACGCGCTCCCGCCGAACCGCCCCTGCTATCCTGCCCCACGAGATGTCGGGGCAGGTCACCATGCTCGGGGGGGCGATTTACAATCTCGGGGAGATCGCGGCCGAGCTTGCCATCGACCCGGCTACGCCCGCTGCCCTGATCGTCGATCGGCTGATCGAAGAGCGAGGGCCGGCGGGCCTTTCCCGCCTCGATGGCGACTATGTGATAGCGCGCTGGTCTCCGGAAAGCCGGACATTGTTCCTGGCGAGCTGCCCCATGGGTCGGGCAAGCCTCTGCTATGCGCAGACCGTCGATGGGATCGTCGCAGCGAGTAGCCCCAGTTGGCTACTAGCCTTTCCGGACGTCGACGCCGAGCCGGACACCGACGCGCTGGCCATGCGATTGGCCAAGATGGAAAGCCGGGTCGGCGACCGGACCCCCTGGCGCGCGATACGTCGTCTCCAGCCCGGGCAGTGGCTGCAATGGTGTCGTGGATCGGTGCGGGCTGGCCGCTTCTGGTCTCCCGAGCCTCGCACGACACTCCGTCTGCGCCGGGACGAAGATTATGTCGAGGCCGCACGCGAACGTCTCGACCGCGCGGTCGCATCCCGTTGCCCGAGCGGAACCCCTGTCCTGAGCTTGCTTTCCGCCGGCCTCGATTCGACCGCGATGGTCGCCGCGGCCGCGCGGCAGCATGATGCGGCGGTCCACACGCTGACGGTCAGACCGGACCCGAATGTTCCTCTGCTTGAACCGGGGCCGCATCATTTCGGCGGCGAGTGGGATCGCCTCCAGCCCTTTCTGGCGCGCTATCCCCAGCTGAGGCCGCATGTCCGGGATGCGCGACAACCCGGCCTCGACCTGGAGTATCCCGGCGGACCGCTGCAAAGCCGCGACTGGCCGTTCAAGCGGCCTTATCAGGTCGCCTGGTTGGGGCTGCCGCTCACCGACCTGATGCGGGAACAGGGCTTGTCCGTGTTGCTCTCCGCCGATGCTGGCAACGCCACGATGAGCTATACTGGCGCCTATGTGGTAGCCGATCAGTTGAAACAGGGGCGTTTGTCGGCGGGGTGGGACAATCTGGTTGTACCCGATCGCGGATGGCACGCCCGGCCTCGCGCATTGTGGCGTCAGGGGATCATGCCTTTTTTCCCGCGCCTGCAGCGCTTTCAGCGCCGGTTGCGCGGCCAGTCGGACTATTGGTGGCAGGAATGGAGCAGCATTCGGGAGGATGTCGCACGTCGCCTACAGTTCGAGGAGCATGACGTTCCGCAATGGAATACCGGTTCGCCGGATCTCGACCGGCAATTGGAACTGGTCGACCGCTTCCGGAACGGCATGGCGCACTATTCGCATTTCACCCAGGGGCAGGACTGGTCGTGGCGCGATCCCTATGTCGATCTCGCGCTGGTCGAATTCTGCCTTTCTCTGCCCCGGGATCAATATCGCCGCGCTGGCGTCACTCGGCTGCTGGCCCGTCGGGCGCTGGCAGATCGCGCCCCGGCGTCGATCTACGAAGAACGTCGGATCGGTCTGCAGCATTCCGACTGGTATGGCTGGATGAGTTTGCGGCGCGACTGGATGGCTGCCGAGATCGATCGGATAGAGCAGTCCACTCTCGCCAGTTCGGTGATCGATACGCAAAAGATGCGGGCAATACTCGACGCATGGCCGGCCACGCCCGAGGAGGCGTCGCGTTTCCCCATGTCTCACAGGCTGCGCAATGGCCTCGGCGATGCGCTGCGGGTCGGCCAGTTCATTCTGATGCAGGAAGGCAGCAATGCCTGACGACGACCGCCTCTTCATGCCGGTAAGGGCGGCACCGTCGGGTGACGGTGGCACCTTCCTGCTGAGACCAGTGACGGCGGACAATTTTCTGTTCGGGCTGCATGGGCGGCCGCCGGCCGAGCATCCCGATACGGCGCAGGTTCGTCAGGTTCGGGTCGTCGACCATGCGCCATCGGGCACCGTGCTGCCGCCGCTGCTGTCGATTTGGCACCTCACCCGCTGCGGATCGACGCTTACCGCCCGGATGCTGTCGCGGATAGCCAGTCTCCAGGTGACTGACGAACCTGGGGCGGTCGTCGATATATGCGGCGCCTTCTGGAGTCTCGTACCGCAGGATCGACGCATGGCGGCGCTCAGGACGGCTGTGCGATCGATCGGCCAGCGGATTGCGCCCGAGGCGCGCCACCTGGTGATCAAGCAGTCGCTGCGCAGTTCCCGCGACGTCGATCTGTTCACGATTCTCTACCCGGACATGCGGCGATTGCTCCTCATCCGCGACCCGCTGGAAATTCTCGTATCCAATCTGAAAGGCCCTCCCGGCTGGCTGAAACTGCGCGATGCCGTCTGGTCGCCGCTCCTGTCCGGAATCGGCCTCGCCGCGCAGCGGGACCTGAGCGACGGCGAGTTTATCGCGCGCTGCCTGGGTCGGGCGTTCACTGCGATGGCGGACATGGTCGAAACCGATCCCGCAGGCTGGCTGGTGATCGACTATGCGGACCTGCCGCAGGCGGTGATCACCAGGCTGCTCCCGCATCTGGGTATCTTGCCCACCGAAGCCGAACTGGCAGCCATGCAGGAGGAGACTCGCCTGAAAGCATGGAGTCGAAGCGGCCGCACGGCCTTCCGCGACGATCGTGCCGAAAAGCATGCCGCGGTGACTCCCGAGATTCGCGCGCTCTGTGATCGCTTCCTGCGCGAACCGTGGCAGCGCATGGCACGGTTTGCATGACAGGCAGCGTGACGGCCGATCCGATCGCCACGGCCCGCAAGGCCGGCTTTCTGCTGTTGCGGGGCGACATCGCCGCAGCCGCTGCGCTATGCCTCCACATGCAACGGGAAGATGCCAATCTCGAAGCCTTTCCCGCCCTGGTCGACCTGTTGTGTTGGGCGCGTCCCCGCGAGACGCTCTATCCGCTTGTGGCGGCGCTCGTGGCGGCAGGTTTCGCCAATCCCCGAAGCTTCGATCTTCTGGCGGCGTCCGCGATCTGGGCGGGCGAGCGCGCCGCCGCTCGCGCCCTGATGGACTCGGAGCGTTTTCTGTCGATCACCTGGCTGGACGGCCCCGACGCCCCGGAACTCCCTCTGCTCGCCAAGGAGTTGAGCGGTGATCTCGACTATTATGCGCGGCCGCAGGGGCGCTCGATTCGCGACGGGTGGCGACGCAATCACCTCGAGGCGGTCGATAGCCCGCTGTTGCAGGCCATGCTCCAGCGGCTGCGTGTGGCAGCGGAAGCCTATGTGGAAGGCTTGGGAGACGACGCTGCCCATCCGTTTCTCCGGTCGCGCCCGGCCGCCTTCGGATTGCGCGCGTGGAGCGTCGTTTCCGGCGCAGACACGCGCCACCTGTCCCACCTCCACGCCACGAGCTGGATGAACGGGGTCTATTATGTTGCCGTACCCGATGCGGTGGCGGACGCCGAGGCGCGGCGAGGATGGCTGCGCGTCGGGCCGGCGGCCGGGCGCGGCTTCGACGCGGCGGCGGGTTGGGATGAGCACTGGATCCGGCCGGAACCGGGCATGGTCGTGATGATGCCCAGCCATTTCAGCCATGAGACGGTAGCGCTCGGCTGCGACGACCGGCGCATCTGCGTCGCCTTCGAGCTCTATCCGCTGGTCAGCTCAGGGCCCTCCCAGCCCCCGGATCCTATGCCCGGTACAAGGCGTCGATTCGTTCGCCATAGACTGCGCGGATCGCGTGGCGGCGGTTCTTGAGCGAGGGGGTCATCTGCTCGTTGGCGATCGAGAAGGGCTCGTCGGCGATCACGATGCGGCGGACCTTTTCGATCACCGACAGGTCGACGTTGACGCGGTCGACCGCTGCCATCAGTGCGCGGTGGAGATCGGGGTTGTCGCGCAGCTTCGCCATTTCGGGTGACAGGCCGCGATCGGCGGCCCAGCCGGCCAGCCATTCCTGGTCGGGGACGATCAGGCCGACGATATAGGGCCGCCGGTCGCCCGAGACCATCGCCTGGGCGATCTCGGGCTGGAGCGTCAGCATGCCTTCCAGCTTCTGCGGCGCGACATTGTCGCCCTTGTCGTTGACGATCAGGTCCTTCTTGCGATCGGTGATCTTGAGGCGGCCCTTTTCGTCGAGATGGCCGACATCGCCCGAATGGAGCCATCCATCTTTCAGGACGCGCTCGGTTTCCGCCTCGTTGCGCCAGTAACCGGCCATCACCAGCTCGCCCCGGATCAGGATCTCGCCATCCTCGGCGATGCGGACCTCGACCCCTTTCATCGGCGGACCGACCGTGTCGAGCGCAATCCCGACTTTCGGGCGGTTGCACGAGACGACCGGACCGGACTCGGTCTGGCCATAGCCCTGCAGCAGGGTCAGGCCGAGCGAGGAGAAGAACTGGCCGACCTCGGGATTGAGCGGGGCGCCGCCCGACACCAGCGCCTTGATCCGGCCGCCGAACCGCTTCTGCACCTTGGGCTTGAGCAAGGCGTCGATCGCAAGCTTGTAGGGATAGTCGGTCAGGCGCAGTTTCTCGCGCGTGCCGAGTTCGATCGCCTTGTCGAGCAGCTTCTTGCCGATCCCGCCCTGCTTCTCGACGGCCTTGATCAGGCGCGCGCGCAGCATCTCGAACAGGCGCGGGACCACGACCATGATCGTCGGGCGGACTTCCTCGATATTGGCGGCGAGCTTCTCCAGCCCTTCGGCATAATAGATCTGCCCGCCGAGCCCGATCGGCAGGAATTGTCCGCCCGAATGTTCATAGGCGTGGCTCAGCGGCAGGAAGGACAGGAACACCTCCTCGTCCCAGCCGAAATCCGCCTGGATGATGTCGAGGCAGCCCTCGACGTTGCACAGGATCGCGCCGTGATGCTGGCGCACGCCGCGCGGGGCGCCGCCAGTGCCGCTGGTGTAGATCAGGCAGGCGAGGTCTTCGCGGCGCAGGTCGGCGGCGGTCGCGGCGGCGGCCTCGACATCGGCCGACGCGTCGCCGGCCAGCGTGGCGAAGTCGAGCGTACGGACGGCGGTCTGCGGCATCGGCTCCATGCCGACCAGGAACTCGCAGGTCGAGGAACGGACGATCGCCGGCAACAGCACCTGCGCCAGCTTCGCGGTCGACACGATCGCCGCGCGCGCGCCACTGTTCTCGAGGATATGGGTGTGGTCGCGCTCGGTATTGGTCGTGTAGGTCGGCACCGTGACGCAGCCGGCGGCCATGATCGCCAGATCGGCGATACAGAATTCGGGGCGGTTCTCGGAGACGAGCACGACGCGGTCGCCGTCCTTGAGGCCCTGCGCGCGCAGGGCGGCGGCGAGCGAGGCGACGCGGCGGGCGACCGCAGCCCAGCTCAGCGCATGCCATTGGCCGCCGTCCTTGGCCCAGAGAAAGGGCGCGTCGCCCTTCTCCGCTGCGCGCGTGAAGAACATGGTGACGAGGTTGGGAAAACGCTCGAAGCTACGCATCATCTCTCCTGCACCGGCGGATCTGGCCGCTCTCATGCGGGGTATAGCGCCGAATCCGGCCTTTGCACCCGCTTCCTGCGCCTTATTGTGACAACGCGACGCCCGGGCTGCGGGGATCGGCCGCGCCGGTCCAGCCCGTCTTGCCGCGCTCCAATATGGTCAGCTTCGACGGTATGTCGCCGACGCTCACCGTCTCGCCCAGCTGGGTGAGGCCGGGCACCAGCGCCTCGAGCGGGCTGTTGCGCTCGACCACCAGCGCGGGCCCTCGGAAGAAGATGTTGGGCAGGGCGATCGCCTGATCGGCGGGCAGGCCCCAATCGATCGTGCCGATCATTGCCTTCAGCGCATGCATGATGATCGTGCGCCCACCGGCCGAGCCGAGGGCCAGCCATGGCTTGCCGTCCTTGCCGTAGACGAGCGTCGGCGCCATCGAGGACAGCGGCCGTTTGCCCGGCTGAACATGGTTGGGGACGAGGCGGCCCTTGTCGTAAGGATCCTCGTTGAAGTCGGTCAGCTCGTTGTTGAGGAAGAAGCCGCCGGCGACGAGCGAGCTGCCGAACGGCCCTTCGACGGTCGAGGTCATCGAGACGATGTCGCCTCGATCGTCGACTGCGACGAAGTGGGTCGTGCCTTGCTCGGCCGGGGCTTTGGTCATCGCGAGCGGCGAAGCGCCCGGCGGCGTGCCGGGGAGATAGGTGCCGAGGGTCTTGTCGGGCGAAATCAGCTTCGACCGCTCGGCCAGATAGGCGGGGTCGAGCAGGCCGGCGACGGGCACCTTCACGAAATCGGAATCGCCCAGCCAGGCATCGCGGTCGGCATAGGCCAGCCGCATCGCCTCGCCGATCAGATGCCAGGCGACCGGCGAATCCTTGCCGAGTTTGGCGAGATCGAAGCGTTCGAGCATGCCGAGCATCATCAGATCGGTGATCGCACCCGACGAAGGCAGGCCCATCCCGCAGATGCGATGTCCGCGATAGCTGCCGCACACGGGCGCGCGCAGCTTCGCGCGATAGCCCGCCAGATCGCCGACCGTCAGCGTCGTGGGGTTGCGCTTCGATCGTCCGACGGCCTGGCTGATCTGGCTGGCAATCTCGCCCTTGTAGAAGGCGTCGGGCCCCTTGGCGGCGATCATTCGCAGCGTCGCCGCCAGAGCGGGATTGCGCACCGTCTCGCCGGTCGTCAGCGGGCGCCCGTCCTTCCAGTAGATGGCGCGCGCTTCGGGGAAATCGGCCCACAGCTTCTCGAACTGCTTGAGGCGATAGGCGAGGGTGCCCTGCACCGCGAACGGGCCAGGCTTGTTGTCGGGCAGCAGCGTATAGCCCTGCTCGGCGAGACGGATCGCGGGTTCGAACAGCTTGGCCCAGGGCAGCTTGCCCCAGCGTTTGTGCGTCTCGGCCATCAGCGCGATATTGCCGGGAATGCCGACCGAATAGCCGCCGGGCACCGCCTGCATATAGGGCAGGGGCTTTCCGTCGGCGCCGAGGAAACGGTCGTGGCCGGCCGAGGCCGGGGCGGTCTCGCGGCCGTCGACTGTCTCGAGTTTACCGGTCTTGCCGTCATGATGGAGCAGGAAGCCGCCTCCACCGATGCCCGAGGACATGGGTTCGGTCACCGTCAGCGCGAGCATGATCGCCATCGCGGCGTCGGCCGCGCTGCCTCCCTTGCGCAAAATCTCCTGCCCTGCGGCGGCGGCGCGCGGTTCGGCGGCGGCGACCGTCCCGGCATCAGCCGCAACCGGGGCCGCAACCGGCGCGAGGAAGAGCGAAAGGGCGGTGAGGATGGGGAGGGCGCGATGCAGCATGGCGGCGAGCTTAAGGCCGGATCGTGCAGGGCGAAAGCCCTCCGCTTGCGCCGGCCTCCCGGGGCGGTTCAGCCCCGCCCGACGGCATCCGCGACCGAAGCGCAGCCGTCGCGCTTCAGCAGCGCGGCGAGACCCCGATTGATCCGGCGGGCGAGGCCCGGACCTTCATAGACGAGCGCCGAATAAAGCTGCACCAGGCTCGCCCCTGCGCGGATCCGGGCATAGGCATCCTCGGCCGAGGCGATGCCACCTGCGGCGATCAGCGGCATCGTGCCGCCGGTCGCGTTGCGGAAATCGGAAAGGCGGCGCGCGGCAAGATCGTGCAACGGCGCTCCCGACAGGCCGCCGGTCTCCTGCGCATGGCGCGAGCGGAGCGGCGGGCGCGAAATGGTGGTGTTCGACACGATCAGGCCGTCGAGGCGAAACTCGCCCGCGATCTCGGCGATGTCGTCGATGTCGGCGGGCTCGAGATCGGGCGCCACCTTCAGGAAGACCGGCGGGCCGCCGGCGGGGCGGGCCTCCATGACGGCGGCCAGCAGTTCCGTGAGCGCTCCGCGATCCTGCAATGCGCGCAGTCCGGGCGTGTTGGGCGAGGAGATGTTGACCGTCAGGTAGCGCGCCACCCCCGCCATCACCCGCACGCCATTGGCATAATCGGCGATGCGATCGGCGGCATCCTTGTTGGCGCCGATGTTCACCCCGACGATGCCCGGCCGGTCGTTGCGGCGGAGCAGGCGCTCGAACGCCGCCGCCTGGCCGCCATTGTTGAATCCCATGCGGTTGATGACGGCCCGGTCCTCGATCAGGCGGAACAGGCGGGGGCGGGGATTGCCGGCCTGGGGGAAGGGGGTGAGCGTGCCCACTTCGGCAAAGCCGAAGCCCAGTGAGAGAATGGCGTCGGGGACCTGTGCGTCCTTGTCGAAGCCTGCGGCGAGACCGACCGGATTGGGGAAGCGCAGCCCCGCCACTGTGCTGGCGAGACGGGGGTCGTCTGCCGCCGGGGCGCCGCGCGGCTTCAGCCGCAGTGCCCGGATCGTCGCCCGGTGCGCGCGTTCGGCTTCGAGGGTGAACAGGAGCGGGCGGAAGGCGGCGTAGAGAGACATGGGCCGCGCTTAGCGCGCAGGAAGGCGCGCGTCATGCCGAACTTGTCGACGGCAGGGGGCCGGCTGCGAAGAATTCTTTGCGACGGGGAATAGCACGCCCTCGTTCGCGTATATCGGTTGCACACCCATCAGGGTGGGCGATCCCCACCCGGCTGCATACGGCCCCCCCGAAGCAGCCGGACCGAGCCGCCCTGCCTGCCCCAAGAGGCAGGGCGGCTCATCCCACTTTTCCTTGACGTTACGCAGGCGAACGCCCATTTGCCCAATCGGATCGAATCCGTCCGATTGGAAGCGAACGAACGCCATGCGCCTGTCCAGCCTCGCCGACTATGCCGTCGTCATGCTGTCCGCCGCCGCCCGCCA encodes the following:
- a CDS encoding TonB-dependent receptor, translated to MRSLSRLHLSLLTASAIVALAAPASAQSVPTTAPDAEADAEADAGDAGGLNEIVVTATKRETDLQKTPIAISVLSTEALKERHVQSLLDLGDGTIPGLRVATFEARQSALTIGIRGIVPLDANQPAREQGVGVYIDGVYLGRQQGLNAAMMDVERVEVLKGPQGTLFGRNTEGGAVSMVTRAPSGQFGFRGSAGIGNYGSYTADGHLDLPTFANISLKFDGAVQSRGATVKNPLPGNVGWNYYDRKGYRAAARWQPSPDFTADYAYDYSLDKNSPFYSQLLNYNPLGRTVVAPGATVGAGQIAPLAPIVVVSDKRMKVADIGVPQQPSVDRSFGHTLHLSWKPSDALELRSITAYREVEVEQWDNSGGAHRVPVFTPNGNFSRYSLAGLWQHQISQEFQAVGSLGRVDYVGGLYYFHEKASDDASTPSSNKWNASGTGYTINDPTPTIRGFRSIDRASTAWSTSYAAYGQATYTPDMAGDSIHITLGGRYTHDAKHGELTKVNNVATNFTFREKNDRFDPMATVAWEAAQDVNLYAKFATGYRAGGASSRSLTYRSFGPEKVKSYEIGAKTELFDRHLRLNVAGYIMDRTGSQIDFSLVTPQANGSTRNTLETINAPGTTRIRGIEVEATAKLFEGLTVSGSYAYTYTKIPPTLNPFSNVIQPVFIVFTPRNAAAGSIDYELPVPVGTLRVHFDANYAQATQTFDQFALKADSSFIANGRISLADIDLKRGDAKLTVSLWSRNLFNEQYIYRRDPSNRATLGDYGNFNEPRTYGVQGSISF
- a CDS encoding aspartyl/asparaginyl beta-hydroxylase, producing the protein MPDDDRLFMPVRAAPSGDGGTFLLRPVTADNFLFGLHGRPPAEHPDTAQVRQVRVVDHAPSGTVLPPLLSIWHLTRCGSTLTARMLSRIASLQVTDEPGAVVDICGAFWSLVPQDRRMAALRTAVRSIGQRIAPEARHLVIKQSLRSSRDVDLFTILYPDMRRLLLIRDPLEILVSNLKGPPGWLKLRDAVWSPLLSGIGLAAQRDLSDGEFIARCLGRAFTAMADMVETDPAGWLVIDYADLPQAVITRLLPHLGILPTEAELAAMQEETRLKAWSRSGRTAFRDDRAEKHAAVTPEIRALCDRFLREPWQRMARFA
- a CDS encoding putative 2OG-Fe(II) oxygenase, translated to MTGSVTADPIATARKAGFLLLRGDIAAAAALCLHMQREDANLEAFPALVDLLCWARPRETLYPLVAALVAAGFANPRSFDLLAASAIWAGERAAARALMDSERFLSITWLDGPDAPELPLLAKELSGDLDYYARPQGRSIRDGWRRNHLEAVDSPLLQAMLQRLRVAAEAYVEGLGDDAAHPFLRSRPAAFGLRAWSVVSGADTRHLSHLHATSWMNGVYYVAVPDAVADAEARRGWLRVGPAAGRGFDAAAGWDEHWIRPEPGMVVMMPSHFSHETVALGCDDRRICVAFELYPLVSSGPSQPPDPMPGTRRRFVRHRLRGSRGGGS
- a CDS encoding AMP-dependent synthetase/ligase → MRSFERFPNLVTMFFTRAAEKGDAPFLWAKDGGQWHALSWAAVARRVASLAAALRAQGLKDGDRVVLVSENRPEFCIADLAIMAAGCVTVPTYTTNTERDHTHILENSGARAAIVSTAKLAQVLLPAIVRSSTCEFLVGMEPMPQTAVRTLDFATLAGDASADVEAAAATAADLRREDLACLIYTSGTGGAPRGVRQHHGAILCNVEGCLDIIQADFGWDEEVFLSFLPLSHAYEHSGGQFLPIGLGGQIYYAEGLEKLAANIEEVRPTIMVVVPRLFEMLRARLIKAVEKQGGIGKKLLDKAIELGTREKLRLTDYPYKLAIDALLKPKVQKRFGGRIKALVSGGAPLNPEVGQFFSSLGLTLLQGYGQTESGPVVSCNRPKVGIALDTVGPPMKGVEVRIAEDGEILIRGELVMAGYWRNEAETERVLKDGWLHSGDVGHLDEKGRLKITDRKKDLIVNDKGDNVAPQKLEGMLTLQPEIAQAMVSGDRRPYIVGLIVPDQEWLAGWAADRGLSPEMAKLRDNPDLHRALMAAVDRVNVDLSVIEKVRRIVIADEPFSIANEQMTPSLKNRRHAIRAVYGERIDALYRA
- a CDS encoding asparagine synthase family protein, which encodes MSGQVTMLGGAIYNLGEIAAELAIDPATPAALIVDRLIEERGPAGLSRLDGDYVIARWSPESRTLFLASCPMGRASLCYAQTVDGIVAASSPSWLLAFPDVDAEPDTDALAMRLAKMESRVGDRTPWRAIRRLQPGQWLQWCRGSVRAGRFWSPEPRTTLRLRRDEDYVEAARERLDRAVASRCPSGTPVLSLLSAGLDSTAMVAAAARQHDAAVHTLTVRPDPNVPLLEPGPHHFGGEWDRLQPFLARYPQLRPHVRDARQPGLDLEYPGGPLQSRDWPFKRPYQVAWLGLPLTDLMREQGLSVLLSADAGNATMSYTGAYVVADQLKQGRLSAGWDNLVVPDRGWHARPRALWRQGIMPFFPRLQRFQRRLRGQSDYWWQEWSSIREDVARRLQFEEHDVPQWNTGSPDLDRQLELVDRFRNGMAHYSHFTQGQDWSWRDPYVDLALVEFCLSLPRDQYRRAGVTRLLARRALADRAPASIYEERRIGLQHSDWYGWMSLRRDWMAAEIDRIEQSTLASSVIDTQKMRAILDAWPATPEEASRFPMSHRLRNGLGDALRVGQFILMQEGSNA